GAATTGCATAGATCGGAGTTGGAGACTCATAGATAAAGAAGCTCGAGAATGTCGTGAATTTGATGAAGTTCGTATGTTTTTGGAAGAgaattagagattgggcttggagtTAATTATTCTAGATTTAATTAAAGCCTAATACTCTTGTGttttaattacttaattttGGGCCTTATTGTGTGAAGGACCGATCAGCCCATGTTGGAGCTAATTGAATCGGCCACTTAGGGATTTtaatcacatatatatatatatatatatatatatatatatatatatatatatatatatatatataggctttGATTCCATTGAGATAAACCCCTTAGACTTAGAAATGAGAAAGAATCCAGTGCGTTGATTTTCACTCATCCCACGGCTCTGATTCTATGCGATCCCAAATCTAATTAACTCTAAATCATTGGAAATCTTTATTTCATAAGACTAAGGGATAGAATAGTCAATCTCATTTGGGTAGAATTATAGAAACTCAATCAAATCCCCAGTTTGGCTCACTTGCCTTGTTGATGACGATGGAAATAGGAATTTATCTATTTGATTCAGATTTTTGTATCAGAGAGCCCTCGTTTAACAGGATTCTTCTATATTTCGATTTTGTTCAAGGCAATTCAAGATGCATCGCCAGAAAAATAAAGGTAAAAACGcagggaaaaaaataaaatcttgaTTCGGACGGAGCAGACCCATAGAAATCCAAGAACATCCTTTTTTTGGATGCCGATGGATGCTCCAGCGATCCAAGCTTGCAGAACTTGTCTTTAACTTCAGTGAGTGCAGAGAACAACTACTCACTTAGCTCATTGTTGCATCTCACATACCCAAGGCTATCCGCAACGACCTTGAAGAAACGAAAGTCTCCTTTAGCTGAAGGTTGAACATAATCTTTAGACTGTTCACTTTGTGCTTCTTCTGGGAATATTATGCTAAACTTGCACCAACGTCTAACAATGTATTTTTCAGGGATTTTGTGAATCCTCATATTTGTGAACACGTGGAACATATGTTTGCACACCAAACCTTTTCTGATAAACATGTTGCAGCTACACGACACGTCGTCGTGCTCGGTCACATGACGAACTGTAAAAACACCATCTAGGTTATCCTCAATGACAAACACGTTGTCATCATCTTCTGAATACATCTTGCGAATGCTACACCCACGGATCGAGAAACCTATCTCATCCTGAACACACTTAAAAATAGAGTTCGTGTATACCTGAGATGCATGTTTCTCAATGGGGAGCGCATACAGCATACTAGGGGAACGAGTCTTATCTGCATAAGTTATCTTCTTGAAGTTATTGCGCTGAGAATCAAGAGCCATGCAATAATTCGTATAAAGTAATACGAGATCAGCATTCTTGTTGAGAAAGCGCTTGAAAAAACTGTTCTCACTCTCTGAAAATGAAGTGGTTCGGAATAGACCGCTCATGGGAATGTCTTTGAAATATGCAGGTATCCAGAAAGCTCTGTCTTCATACATGTCCGAAAACCACTTGTTTCCACCAAGGTCGTATTCATCGATCATATTGTTCCAATCTTCCTCGAACACTTCAGGATCTTTGTCTTCGGCCCACACAATTCTGCCAAAATTTGCCTTGAAATCAGGGTCCTTTGCCAGCCTTGATGGCAATTTCTCCGCAACCTTAATAGTTATGTGCCACATGCAAAACCTATGTCGCGTCTCTTTCCATGTAGATGCCACGGCCTTTCTTAGAGCTGGGTCTTGATCTGTTATCAGTACACGGGGTGCACAGCCCATAATCTCATAAAATTTATCAAGCACCCAAGAATAGGATTCCGTGTCTTCGCGAGATATAAGGGCTGCACCAAACGAAATACATTTTCCGTGATTGTCTCTCCCAGTAAAAGGAGTGAAAATCATTTGGTACCTATTAGGAAATGCAAAATGGCAGATCAGGTAATATACTGGGAACGATATTGATTATGAGACAGTTACTTGAGCAACAAACAACCAACATAAGTATGAACTTTATCAAGTTTTTAAAATGAACATGGAATTACAGAATAATTGAAAGTGTATTCGGCAAACATAAAAAAACGTTATAGTGATTACTTACTTGTTTGTGTGATATGTGGCGTCGAATGATACCGCCTCTCCATAAATTTTGTAGTTCTTCACGGCAGTTTCGTCAGTCCATATCAATCGacgcatttttttttcttcgtcTACGTCGCAAATGAATTTGAACCCATCTCCCAATTCCTGTTTATTTGTAAGTGCATCCAACAACATTTTGGCATCCGAATCTAATGAATGACCTTTGAGATCCCTGACATAATTCTTGAAGTCATCACTGGTGCACCCCACTGCTTCGTAACTGCCTATGAGTTCCCTATACAAACGAAAAGTACGCATAGCCCCAATGTTTGCCTTGACGCCCGAAATTATGAATAGTTGCTCCAGTTCTCCAACTTTCCTGTTGCCGGTCATCAGATGACGAGTATGGGCGGGCACCATTGAATGCGTGTGCCCTTCATTGAACCTACGAATCTTGTAGCGACCACCATCCACAACTTCAAAGATGGCTCTAGCCATACAATCGCACCGGGAAGATGTTGTCTTCCGTTTCTTTTTCAAAGGATTCCCATGTTCATTTAGTGTCCCATCGACCTTGTCCCACACTCCTTCTCTATTGCATAAAACATATCTGAGTCGAATAGTGCCATCTGCAGCATATATAATAGTACTCATCCGACACTGGAAACCACATGCGGCAGCATATGCTTTATAAAACTTAACACCTTCATCGAGTGTATTATGCAGCTGTCCAACATATGGTTTTAATGTATTGGCAGAAGTAGGGAAGCATATTTGACGATCTGGAATACTTGGATTGAAATTATCTGAAAATAATATACAATTCTCAATTTAGTGAAGTATACGTCCATCTATATGAAAATTATAAGGATGTAAATTTAAAACTTAATAGCCTGGTATATggaacaattaaaaaaattcaacatCATCGAATTCTACAGAAATTAATCGAAGGCTTCTACAACATGTTATATCAAAATTCTACACACAAGTAATTAGGCGAGAATATGCTCACGTTTATTCCAACAAAGTTAAATCTATTTCACATATACACTAATAGTTCACAGAAAATATCTATTTGATTATGAGAATCACTGAACGCGTGAAAACTCAACTCACTTTTTAAATAAGACAGAAAAGAACATTCTTATGAACATATGTATAAGTTAGCTGAAAATGGAACAAATTCTGACTTCTTTCAGTTATGTGTCTACATGTAGTTGCTTGTCGATATCCTCTTTATAGCCAAATAGTGTTTCTTTTAGTTCATTAGCCAAAATTGTActgttcatcaaaataaaatccATACTGTTCAAGAAAACAAATGGTCATAATCTTGGATAAAGCAACGAATATAtgagttttttatttttgatatttcaATCCCAAACAACTAACCTGATAATTCCATTGAACTCTGATTCTACGCTTAAGAAGAATGTATGAACGCCGGCTCACGTATATGCTAGAAATTTGACAAAAATTAGGTTTTGCAAATGATGctaaaaaatgtttatataaTTACCCCCTAATTAACGTTTGTTGCATAgagtataataaaaaaaatattcaaccaAATCTTTCCAAAACAATATACACTAAAAAACGCATGATTAGTGTAAATGCCATATTTATGGAAATGTTGAAAGATTTGGTCGAACTTCTCAAACATCGATTCTAGCAACGATTTCCAATTAAACTATTGTGTTTGATTTTTCCTTTGCTAGTTTATGAGTGATCGCATTTTCTTAGTTTTGTAGTTTTGGGTGGAATATAAAATTGACAGATTCAATGACTTGGTGGAATATAAAATCTCGTCGATTCGCACAAATAGAACAAGATATCAAAGCAAATGAAAAATAACGTATACAACCATTTTCACAAAGTAAAACATATAAAATTCAACGCATGATTAGTGTAACTGCCATATTTATGGAAATGTTGAAAGACAAAACAACCCTCTCCATAATATTTGATAGTGAGTTCATGCAATAAGTCATCACCATTGGATCAATAAAATCGGATGGTTGTAATTCATTCTCAATTCTAAATACATATGCCAttctcaattatatatatatatatatatatatatatatatatatatatatataggggaggccTAGGATGAAAACAGTCTTTAgactataaaataagaatgatTTTGAACCATAGATTTAGGCTCTATCAACGACCTGGATTTAATTTTGTTGATTCGTCCCAATTCATAACAGTTCCTGGTAGAATTCATCCGATTATATAATAGAAGGACATAATTGATATTACACAAATTTGACTTTCCATTAGCAACCCCTTAATTTTCGAGATTCACACTCACTAATTAGGAAATTTAAATTTTGCTTTAATGTTTTCTGAATCTGTACAGATTTGTCATAATTTAATATGTATCGAAATCGTGATAATTCAATGAACGATATccaatttcatttatttttttctttctgccAAATTAAACCCATATaaatatattcttaatttttgcacccataattttaaataataaatttgattcaCTTTTATTTGAACCCTTAAATATTTCTATATAAATGGAAGAATGTTTAATTTGTGTATGAACCTATTGATGGTTCTGTATGAATCAACATGTGtattattcaattaaaatgAACCTGATGATGGTGCTGTATGAATCAACGTGTGTACGATCCAATTTCGTTTTTGTATGAATAAATATGTTTCTTGGTTTGAGTATTTAGTTTTATGTTTAATGATTTTTCTAACCTTATATGAATCAGCATGTGTATGATTCAATGGACATTTATAAATGCATATATTGATGTTCGTGTATGAATCAGTTTATATTTCTGTATGAATAAACATATTTTTCTGTATGATGCAGCGTGTGAAAAGTTGTGAATGTagtaatgtttttattttttaatgtttaAGTTTAATCTCAAATTTCATAAATTTGTGTAGATATGGAAAATAATATAAAAGTAAATTATGTAATCCCCAAATTTACGGATTAACGAAAtattaaagaataaaattacCATCCTATCCTACACTATAATGGCGTGAATTTCAGATCTTAAAAATAAGATTAATTCTGGCCGTGTGATATTTTAAATCCAAGGGCCCATagttgttcctattttatagcctaagatgtgtttttattttagcctccccctatatatatatatatatatatatagggtgtgattataatgagaaccacacttatcgtgagaacataagaaccattaaaatcaatgcatctgctatataaattaatgcattcgctattaaatttaatgcatccgaaaataataaaaattttgctcccttcaggattcgaacccaggatctgcattcatccaccaaaatgatgcatccaccgtagatcttgatgatcgaatggcttaaaatggttctccgttctaattttatttagtggttcttatttgaacctctccctatatatatatatatatatatatatgggaaggctaaaataagaacgcttcttaaaatataaattatgaaccattttcagcccttagatcatcaagatctacggttgattcatcacctagttggataaattcatggtcctgagttcgaatcccaaaggtagcaaaaatttattttttgcaattcatgcctttatacagtttattcatgcgtgttatacataaaattcatgcatttttgctggttcgtaattcttaaaataagggtagtttattgaataaccgccccctatatatatatatatatatatatatatatatatatatatatagtccagattaaaaattaatcatttttatgGTTTATAGTTATATGTACTGATTCGTAACAAATATTGGATGAAGGGCAAAATTGCCATTAAAATTGAGTTTGACTTTTCATATCTCTCCGTCTGTTCCGATAATTATGCGGTGGGATATGGAGAGATTTTCTTTTCCATAACCTAATGATAATGGTTTAGATTTTCGAATGTTTGATATGAATtgaatgccaaaaaaaaaagcacCAATCAGGTATTCATGTTGGATAATATATACTGGGGGTTATTTTAATGAGGTATTGTACTTCGTTacgaattactccctccgtcccaatattgttggccacatttggtttcggcacgggaattaaggagttgtagattagtattttaagtgtgtgggtaatatagtataaaagtaataaagtaggagagagaaggtgataaagtatgagagagaaggtaataaaatgataaagtaggagagagaatgtgataaagtaggagagagaatgtaataaagtgataaagtataagagataatgtgataaagtaagagattgaatgtgataaatatttccattttaggaaagtggccaacaatagtgggacaaactaaaaaggaaatgtagccaacaatattgggacggagggagtatattttagtgGGGTAAGaattaaaatcatatttttgGTATTACGAATTATCTTTTTTGGTATTACGAATTATTAGCAAGTTTGCTCTATAATTAAATCATTTGTTATTCAACGTTTTTAGTGGTTTACTACATCGTAAAGTCATTAATACGAATctaattttttgattgtgagaATTTGTATGATCTATTTTAAGAGTAGTACGAATTATACTTTTTTGGTGTTAATAATTGAAATCAAgttttatttgaaataaaatgatatgtTATTCTACGGTTTTTGTGGTTTACTACATAATAATCTTGCTGTTACGAAACAAAAAAATTTTAGTGAGAATTGGTCAGATAAATTTTTAGAATTGAAAATATAGTTGTTACgaatatgaaattttattaaatttaagaattaattttttttgtggttTACTACATAATAAAGTCACTGTTacgaatttgaaattttattagtGAGATTTGGTAtgataaattttaagaattaaaattatagttGTTAATTGTGAGAACTTATGGCAATTATTCATTCACCAAAAATACAATGAGTATATTAtaaagatttgtatggattAGGCGTGAAGATGTATTAAATTAAGCAATTACATGTTTATCCTTTTATGAATTAGGCGTGAATATGTATGGATTAGATTAGGCAAATCTTAAGCCATTAGATCAAACAATATTTAATGGAcaagatttatttatattttatacacttaaaagtgtttttattataaccctcccctatatatatatatatataggaatgggatcatgtagatccctatgcttataatagatccgtagatccaaatctagaccacacatttatgacatgtggcgcatcaagatggtgacacgtggcaaggagtttccaagcatttcaaggcaaaatatggagaggggtaaaattggaatgtaattttctgatttaataattaaaaaaatatatattttttttagattttctcaaaatagatatattttagatgcatatagtttcccacgaagatgcataaagttttcacacaaaatgcataactttgaacagaaaaatgcatttgatttttacagttttggtattttctcCAGCATGGGACTCTTAAGAGCAAAAAGTGGTTGAAGCTTACTTACACCATCATAATATTAAGATGGAGAGAATTAACAACATTTTAATTCTTGAGCACTTGAAAGATGTCAAAACAATTGGCCAAAATAACAATTTATATCTGCTCAGAATTTGAAATATCCTACTAGTTTGATGAATTAAAGAATTTcattaattgaaattgaagagaGATTTGTAACATGATGCCTAATTTTTTGCTCCAACCTTAATTGCATTACTTAtgcatttaatttattatgataaatttGAGGAAGATGATTATTGATACTAATGGCATATTTAATGTGTGATTGATAGGAATAtagtaattataataataataattattattattattattggaatCGAAAAAGGAGATTATGAGCTAACTAATGTATAAATTGCAgatttgagaaaaattagaatggcAGAACATGAAGATGCCACCTAGGATTGAGTGTTATTGTGGTGGCTTCAAAATGtattctattatataatagatagatagatagatttattatgataaatttGAGGAAGATGATTATTGATACTAATGGCATATTTAATGTGTGATTGATAGgactaaaataattataattattattggaatcGAAAAAGAAGATTATGAGCTAACTAATGTATAAATTGTAGATTTGAGAAAAATAAGAGTGGGAGAACATGAAGATGCCACTAGGATTGAGTGTTATTGTGGTGGCTTCAATATAATAGATTACATTAAAATGCGGTTGTATATATAAACGAAACCAAAAAGGGGGAGATCCAGAAGCCCAAGCAAAGGGCCGAGCCTCAAAAACCCCGCTTACAGAAATCCGAGGGGGAAAAAGCAGGAAAAGGGAGCTCAACAAGACGAAGAAAACCAAGaaaagagcggaagggaaagtttcaaggactccggcctaaccatcgtccaaaataaca
The genomic region above belongs to Salvia miltiorrhiza cultivar Shanhuang (shh) chromosome 5, IMPLAD_Smil_shh, whole genome shotgun sequence and contains:
- the LOC131025980 gene encoding protein FAR1-RELATED SEQUENCE 5-like, which produces MELSDNFNPSIPDRQICFPTSANTLKPYVGQLHNTLDEGVKFYKAYAAACGFQCRMSTIIYAADGTIRLRYVLCNREGVWDKVDGTLNEHGNPLKKKRKTTSSRCDCMARAIFEVVDGGRYKIRRFNEGHTHSMVPAHTRHLMTGNRKVGELEQLFIISGVKANIGAMRTFRLYRELIGSYEAVGCTSDDFKNYVRDLKGHSLDSDAKMLLDALTNKQELGDGFKFICDVDEEKKMRRLIWTDETAVKNYKIYGEAVSFDATYHTNKYQMIFTPFTGRDNHGKCISFGAALISREDTESYSWVLDKFYEIMGCAPRVLITDQDPALRKAVASTWKETRHRFCMWHITIKVAEKLPSRLAKDPDFKANFGRIVWAEDKDPEVFEEDWNNMIDEYDLGGNKWFSDMYEDRAFWIPAYFKDIPMSGLFRTTSFSESENSFFKRFLNKNADLVLLYTNYCMALDSQRNNFKKITYADKTRSPSMLYALPIEKHASQVYTNSIFKCVQDEIGFSIRGCSIRKMYSEDDDNVFVIEDNLDGVFTVRHVTEHDDVSCSCNMFIRKGLVCKHMFHVFTNMRIHKIPEKYIVRRWCKFSIIFPEEAQSEQSKDYVQPSAKGDFRFFKVVADSLGYVRCNNELSE